A window of the Plasmodium vivax chromosome 12, whole genome shotgun sequence genome harbors these coding sequences:
- a CDS encoding hypothetical protein, conserved (encoded by transcript PVX_118110A) yields MEKYREFADAATGINPFLPVWVNNKLSVHEKLLKFLLFPLVLCRFCFLSLTLIFMIFLNSLVNLFIFQCVKDFFYQIIQGIYCRLLLFYLGFFYMDEEYASHKRVKIKCMKKKIPFSYDDYGHIYLSNFTSFVDILYLAYRLNPLFVIINKNGSLSPVFFFDLIKLSLQFSLPNKKGEFKNLEQVHVFAKNKKIKSVVIFPEGMKSNGSCILLWKNEIFTHSEYVIKNKCNLIAFTYETSLIPKKWSLFYTSPHTVFNPVLHIILLCFNIYNKIKIVWLSEKDIAESLREFDFSHCDELVHYLRSLMGLMKPTGGTLVNVKADLLEKFVKYWNLTRGRAYL; encoded by the coding sequence atggaaaagtacCGCGAGTTCGCAGACGCAGCCACAGGAATaaacccatttttgcccGTATGGGTGAATAACAAATTGAGCGTCCACGAGAAGCTTCTAAAGTTTCTGCTCTTCCCACTGGTGCTGTGCCGCTTCTGCTTCCTCTCCCTGACGTTGATTTTTATGATCTTCCTAAACAGTCTAGTGAACCTCTTCATATTCCAATGCGTTAAGGATTTTTTCTACCAAATAATACAGGGCATTTACTGCCGGCTGTTGCTGTTTTATTTGGGCTTCTTCTACATGGATGAGGAGTATGCTAGCCATAAGagagtgaaaataaaatgtatgaagaagaagatccCCTTCAGTTATGATGACTATGGCCACATATATCTCTCCAACTTCACCTCCTTCGTggacattttatatttagcATATCGTCTCAATCCGCTGTTTGttattattaacaaaaatggaagtctctcccccgtttttttttttgacttaATAAAGCTATCTCTGCAATTTTCCCTTccaaacaaaaaaggagaatttaaaaatctgGAACAAGTACATGTCTTCgcgaagaataaaaaaataaaatcagtTGTTATATTTCCAGAGGGAATGAAAAGCAACGGCTCCTGTATTCTCctttggaaaaatgaaatttttacacACTCAgaatatgttattaaaaataaatgcaatttGATCGCTTTTACTTACGAAACAAGTTTAATTCCCAAGAAGTGGAGTCTCTTCTACACCTCTCCTCATACCGTTTTCAATCCCGTCCTTCATATCATCCTTCTctgttttaatatatataataaaattaaaattgtgtGGCTGAGCGAAAAGGACATTGCCGAATCGTTACGCGAATTTGACTTCTCCCACTGCGATGAGCTTGTGCACTACTTGAGGAGCCTCATGGGCCTCATGAAGCCCACGGGCGGCACCCTCGTGAATGTGAAAGCGGACTTGCTGGAGAAGTTTGTCAAGTATTGGAACCTCACACGGGGCCGCGCCTACCTCTGA
- a CDS encoding hypothetical protein (encoded by transcript PVX_118115A), translating into MKRMLLLTLTALFFATSRDVGLCHMCTTDLCGRCCRPTRDGCENNFQRTMRGNDPSDSVYCRLCDCSNPSTGCGWVGDTYGKVMCTSCEFIKHASVKVKYFDIAGCGHELKRGNLLNSA; encoded by the exons ATGAAGCGAATGCTTTTGCTCACGCTCACCGCCTTGTTTTTCGCTACGAGCCGCGACGTAGGACTGTGCCACATGTGCACAACTGACCTGTGCGGGAGATGCTGCCGCCCCACGCGAGATG GCTGCGAAAATAATTTCCAACGCACGATGAGGGGGAATGACCCCAGCGACAGCGTATACTGCAGACTCTGCGACTGCAGCAATCCAAGCACAG GCTGTGGTTGGGTCGGAGACACCTACGGGAAAGTGATGTGCACGAGTTGCGAGTTCATCAAGCATGCCTCTGTCAA agtAAAATATTTCGATATAGCAGGCTGTGGACATGAACTGAAGAGGGGAAACCTTCTCAATAGTGCCTGA
- a CDS encoding hypothetical protein, conserved (encoded by transcript PVX_118120A) yields MNLFRKSICSVCNSCKCCCEKEEIKITERTYTYNELDALRSKEEPTTFPCIPTERIVLNSFDNPPLYYHQIDSEFYAKDILYDVPLISYAQGPFYEKMPDLRDNQKYQLPTISYVSDPVYLRRRQKCALSDITKSVCCNSCECKCS; encoded by the exons ATGAACTTGTTCAGGAAGTCTATATGCTCAGTTTGCAACTCCTGCAAATGCTGCTGCG aaaaggaagaaataaaaatcacTGAGAGGACCTACACGTACAACGAACTGGACGCACTCCGCAGTAAGGAGGAACCCACCACTTTCCCCTGCATACCAACGGAACGCATCGTATTAAATTCTTTCGACAATCCTCCTCTGTACTACCATCAGATAGATAGCGAGTTTTACGCAAAGGACATTCTGTACGACGTGCCCCTCATAAGTTACGCGCAGGGGCCCTTCTACGAAAAGATGCCTGACTTAAGAGATAATCAAAAGTATCAATTGCCGACCATCAGTTATGTGTCCGATCCGGTGTACCTCCGACGGAGGCAGAAGTGCGCCCTGTCTGACATTACAAAATCGGTTTGTTGCAACTCTTGCGAGTGTAAGTGCAGTTAA
- a CDS encoding hypothetical protein (encoded by transcript PVX_118125A), producing the protein MVHIPQKLIVHYHHCSIKGVGEFFIDCLTVQLLFLKTVLNCPFVHLVGEAHPFSSYGSYPYAFNTLEGNILFGEEIIDYMKNVYLFDSIAYEPYFGVVNELKAILEYFLWVDDEIYHNFTKKIYKDRFFCLYYIYLTRRLRRENYEKCQMTGLDNHNLNITRLKKILSILEEVLCSGDNSTGEGRDVCYFDCLCFSILSILYSLPSKFNEDLQRALLSQPSLIEFVRSLNQRYGVWGNEKSFLQGVSEAKCLSPG; encoded by the exons ATGGTTCATATTCCCCAAAAGTTGATCGTTCATTACCACCACTGTTCTATAAAAGGTGTtggtgaattttttatagACTGCTTAACCGTCCAACTgctttttttgaaaactGTTTTAAATTGCCCTTTCGTTCACCTGGTGGGGGAGGCACACCCCTTCAGCAGTTATGGGTCTTACCCCTACGCCTTTAACACACTGGAGGGGAATATCCTCTTTGGAGAAGAAATTATCGACTAcatgaaaaat GTTTACCTGTTTGACTCGATTGCGTATGAACCCTACTTTGGTGTAGTAAACGAGCTGAAGGCAATTTTG GAGTACTTCCTTTGGGTGGATGACGAGATTTACCACAACTTTACCAAAAAGATTTACAAAGATAGGTTCTTCTGTTTGTACTATATTTATCTGACGAG AAGACTAAGACGGGAAAACTACGAAAAGTGCCAAATGACTGGGCTGGATAACCACAATTTG aataTAACCAGgctgaagaaaattttaagcaTCTTGGAGGAGGTCCTATGCAGTGGCGACAATTCCACTGGGGAAGGACGCGACGTCTGCTACTTCGACTGCTTGTGCTTTTCCATTCTGTCTATACTTTACTCCCTTCCGTCGAAAT TCAACGAGGACCTGCAGCGTGCGCTGCTCTCACAGCCAAGCCTGATCGAATTCGTGAGGAGCCTCAACCAACGGTACGGGGTATGGGGAAATGAAAAGTCGTTTCTCCAAGGGGTTAGCGAGGCGAAGTGTTTGTCTCCAGGGTGA
- a CDS encoding mitochondrial ribosomal protein S14 precursor, putative (encoded by transcript PVX_118130A) yields MAARNPGPYLNQVPLGFPSYNRKVFRDILARRAFMESEVNTRVYKNVFDNLGFKGQIRVNNKVGVNRIRMRCIQGGYSRGIYKFTRMAKMAFFQTAREGWLKKYGYRPDLFR; encoded by the exons ATGGCAGCAAGAAACCCGGGGCCCTACCTGAACCAAGTGCCACTGGGCTTCCCCAGTTACAACAGGAAAGTGTTCAGGGACATTCTGGCGAGGCGCGCCTTCATGGAGTCCGAAGTCAACACGCGggtttacaaaaatgtgtttgACAACCTGGGATTTAAGGGGCAAATAAGGGTCAACAACAAG GTCGGAGTTAACCGGATACGCATGAGGTGCATACAAGGCGGGTACTCTAGAGGAATTTACAAATTCACGAGGATGGCGAAAATGgctttttttcaaacggCAAGAGAAGGGTGGTTAAAAAAGTATGGCTATCgacctgacctgttcaggtaa